One Thermoplasmatales archaeon DNA window includes the following coding sequences:
- a CDS encoding phosphoribosylglycinamide formyltransferase, which translates to MLPLAVLASGRGTNLQAIIDACNKKMINARVEIVISDNEHAFALERARKNGIDAIYIDAKDKEKHEKEINTILEEKNVGLVVGAGYMRVLSPWFINKWKYKIINIHPSLLPSFKGIDAQKQALDYGVKIAGCTTHFMDELPDHGPIILQAAIKVRDNDTRDILAERILKIEHQILPRSIDLFEKKRLIIEGRKVKILPGDTWLDKYSYPDVFYSDGY; encoded by the coding sequence ATGCTTCCGCTGGCTGTACTTGCTTCTGGAAGAGGAACAAATCTTCAAGCGATAATAGATGCGTGTAATAAAAAAATGATAAATGCAAGGGTGGAAATTGTGATAAGTGATAATGAGCATGCTTTTGCTCTTGAAAGAGCAAGAAAAAATGGAATAGATGCAATATATATTGATGCAAAGGACAAGGAGAAGCACGAAAAAGAAATCAATACCATACTTGAAGAAAAAAATGTTGGGCTTGTTGTTGGCGCTGGATATATGCGTGTTCTTTCGCCGTGGTTTATCAATAAATGGAAATATAAAATAATAAATATACATCCTTCCCTGCTTCCTTCCTTCAAGGGAATAGATGCCCAGAAGCAAGCTTTGGATTATGGAGTTAAAATAGCTGGATGCACAACCCATTTCATGGATGAATTGCCAGATCACGGCCCAATAATTTTGCAAGCTGCAATAAAAGTAAGAGATAATGACACAAGAGATATACTCGCAGAAAGAATTTTAAAAATTGAGCATCAAATCTTGCCAAGAAGCATAGATTTATTTGAGAAGAAAAGATTAATTATAGAGGGAAGAAAAGTAAAAATACTTCCAGGCGACACATGGCTGGATAAATACAGCTATCCAGATGTTTTTTACTCAGATGGATATTAA
- a CDS encoding M42 family metallopeptidase — protein MNELIKKLCNAHGISGYEDEIREIVKSELENFVDRIEVDNLGNIIAFRDGEEPSIMLAAHMDEIGLMVKSISEDGFIKFLKIGGWFDQSLINRRVVIHGEKGKRYGVIGCKPPHLMKEEEKKKAILAEDMFIDMGAKSREEVEKEGIKIGSPITLDVEMKELINSRITGKAIDDRIGLAMMIEAVKRIKSNSKIYAVGTVQEEVGLKGAKTSAYRVSPSVAIVCEVANAKDYPGLDEKEKSIKVDGGAVITVVDAGGRGLIVQKRVLRWLEETAKKEGIKYQLEVSDGGTTDATAIHLTKEGIPCGVVSVPTRYMHSGVEMISMNDFEECVKLVSKAIDNLKFFYE, from the coding sequence ATGAACGAGCTTATAAAAAAACTGTGTAATGCTCACGGCATTTCTGGATATGAAGATGAGATAAGGGAAATTGTTAAAAGTGAATTGGAAAATTTTGTTGACAGAATAGAAGTAGATAATTTAGGAAATATAATTGCTTTCAGGGATGGAGAAGAGCCCAGCATAATGCTTGCAGCCCATATGGATGAAATTGGATTGATGGTAAAAAGCATAAGTGAAGATGGCTTCATAAAATTTTTAAAAATTGGAGGCTGGTTTGACCAGAGTTTGATAAACAGAAGAGTTGTAATTCATGGAGAAAAAGGGAAAAGGTATGGAGTAATTGGCTGCAAGCCCCCTCATTTAATGAAGGAAGAGGAAAAAAAGAAGGCAATTTTGGCTGAAGACATGTTTATAGATATGGGAGCAAAAAGCAGGGAGGAAGTGGAAAAGGAAGGAATAAAAATTGGAAGCCCAATTACACTTGATGTTGAAATGAAGGAATTAATAAACAGCAGAATAACTGGAAAAGCAATTGATGATAGAATAGGATTAGCGATGATGATTGAAGCTGTTAAAAGAATAAAAAGCAATTCAAAAATATACGCAGTAGGAACAGTTCAGGAAGAAGTAGGGCTTAAAGGAGCTAAAACCTCTGCTTATAGAGTTTCCCCCTCTGTTGCGATAGTTTGCGAGGTAGCAAATGCAAAAGATTACCCTGGCCTGGACGAAAAGGAAAAAAGCATAAAAGTAGATGGAGGAGCGGTAATAACTGTTGTTGATGCTGGCGGGCGCGGTTTGATTGTGCAGAAGCGCGTGCTAAGATGGCTTGAAGAGACGGCAAAAAAGGAAGGGATAAAATATCAGCTTGAAGTTAGCGACGGCGGCACAACAGATGCAACAGCCATCCATTTAACTAAGGAAGGAATTCCGTGCGGGGTTGTGAGCGTGCCGACAAGATATATGCATTCTGGAGTGGAAATGATTAGTATGAATGACTTTGAAGAATGTGTTAAACTTGTTTCCAAAGCGATTGACAACTTAAAATTTTTTTATGAATAA
- a CDS encoding serine--tRNA ligase — protein MKFDLKCSITLSREIKKEELTSFFNSISIDAEMEWETKENKIFLRIISEKRRSHEWALRIAKKLEEFLGKMKIGIRDLHLDRYEIEFELDKEPLKSVSIPFADVEIKDKKAKLIILDKEEEFLRENYADRIIKRIKEKVDAQYYEGKKEYWNLIWQSREKREIWNKDPSEEMLRLGWIKLMGKGKWFYFPPAAAIMRAMERIAINEVIVPLGFLEIIQPMHVSFDTWIRTGHLEGMPGEIYYISEPKSREQGEWEKFVDLLKIKRKVDENELLKNLKAPKEGVCYAQCPNIYASMAGKTIAEESLPLLIFDHSTPSDRYEAGGKHGIERVDEFHRIEIVYIGTKEQLLEVREKLVEKYRYVFDRVLDLEWRMARVTPFYLQQAGITASEEDEIKGTIDFEAYLPYRGGRDKDWLEIQNVSIVGEKYVKAFNIKAQKSELWSGCSGIGLERWTVAFLAQKGIDAEKWPNGFRKYLPNLPEMPKFL, from the coding sequence ATGAAATTTGATTTGAAATGTAGCATAACCCTCAGCAGGGAAATAAAAAAAGAAGAGCTAACTTCTTTCTTCAACAGCATATCAATTGATGCAGAAATGGAATGGGAGACAAAGGAAAATAAAATCTTTCTGAGAATAATTTCAGAAAAGAGGAGGAGTCATGAGTGGGCTTTGAGAATAGCAAAAAAGCTTGAAGAATTCCTTGGAAAAATGAAAATTGGAATAAGGGATTTGCATCTTGATAGATATGAAATTGAATTTGAATTAGATAAGGAGCCGTTAAAGAGCGTATCAATTCCATTTGCTGATGTTGAAATAAAAGATAAAAAAGCAAAATTGATTATTTTGGATAAAGAGGAGGAATTTTTAAGGGAAAATTACGCTGACAGGATAATAAAAAGAATAAAGGAAAAGGTGGATGCACAATATTATGAGGGAAAGAAGGAATACTGGAATCTAATATGGCAGAGCAGGGAAAAAAGAGAAATATGGAATAAAGATCCTTCCGAAGAAATGCTTAGGTTAGGATGGATAAAATTGATGGGAAAAGGAAAATGGTTTTATTTTCCACCTGCGGCGGCAATCATGCGGGCGATGGAAAGGATTGCAATAAATGAAGTAATTGTCCCTCTTGGTTTTTTGGAGATAATCCAGCCGATGCATGTTTCATTTGATACATGGATAAGAACAGGGCATCTTGAAGGTATGCCAGGGGAGATATATTATATAAGCGAGCCAAAGAGCAGGGAGCAGGGAGAATGGGAAAAATTTGTTGATTTACTAAAAATAAAGAGGAAGGTGGATGAAAACGAGTTGCTTAAAAATTTAAAAGCTCCTAAGGAAGGGGTATGCTATGCCCAGTGCCCAAATATTTATGCTTCCATGGCTGGAAAAACAATTGCTGAGGAAAGCTTGCCATTACTTATATTTGACCACTCCACTCCCTCTGACAGATACGAGGCTGGTGGAAAGCATGGCATTGAAAGAGTTGATGAATTCCATAGGATAGAGATTGTATATATTGGAACAAAAGAACAGCTTCTTGAAGTTAGAGAAAAACTCGTAGAAAAATACAGGTATGTATTCGACAGAGTACTTGATTTGGAGTGGAGAATGGCAAGAGTAACCCCTTTTTACTTACAACAGGCGGGCATAACTGCGAGCGAGGAGGATGAAATAAAGGGGACGATAGATTTTGAGGCATATTTGCCTTATAGAGGAGGCAGAGACAAGGACTGGCTTGAAATTCAGAATGTTTCCATAGTTGGAGAAAAATATGTAAAAGCATTCAATATAAAAGCACAGAAAAGTGAGCTATGGAGTGGTTGCTCTGGCATTGGTCTCGAAAGATGGACAGTTGCATTTCTTGCCCAAAAAGGAATTGATGCAGAGAAATGGCCAAATGGATTTAGAAAATATCTTCCAAATTTGCCGGAAATGCCAAAGTTTCTTTAG